A stretch of the Elephas maximus indicus isolate mEleMax1 chromosome 3, mEleMax1 primary haplotype, whole genome shotgun sequence genome encodes the following:
- the LOC126072686 gene encoding proproteinase E has product MLRLLSFLLFVALASGCGRPFYNPLARVVNGEDAVPYSWPWQISLQYEKNGTFYHTCGGSLIAPDWVLTAGHCVSSSLTYQVVLGEYNRAEEEGPEQVIPINAGDLFVHPRWNSKCVACGNDIALIKLSRSAQLGDEVQLACLPPAGDILPNETPCYISGWGRLYTGGPLPDKLQQALLPVVDYEHCSSLDWWGFSVRRTMVCAGGDTQSGCNGDSGGPLNCPAADGSWQVHGVTSFVSSRGCNTLKKPTVFTRVSAFEDWINETIASH; this is encoded by the exons ATGCTGCGGCTGCTAAGTTTCCTCCTGTTTGTGGCCCTTG CCTCGGGCTGTGGCAGACCTTTCTACAACCCTTTAGCTCGCGTGGTCAATGGTGAGGATGCGGTGCCCTACAGCTGGCCCTGGCAG ATCTCCCTGCAGTATGAGAAGAATGGGACCTTTTATCACACCTGCGGAGGCAGCCTCATCGCCCCCGACTGGGTCTTGACTGCGGGCCACTGCGTCTC GAGCTCCCTGACCTACCAGGTGGTGTTGGGCGAGTATAACCGGGCTGAGGAGGAAGGCCCTGAGCAGGTGATCCCCATCAACGCTGGAGACCTCTTTGTGCACCCACGCTGGAACTCCAAATGTGTGGCCTGTGG CAATGACATCGCCCTCATCAAGCTGTCACGCAGTGCCCAGCTGGGAGACGAAGTCCAGCTTGCCTGCCTCCCTCCTGCCGGCGACATCCTGCCCAATGAGACACCCTGCTACATCAGTGGCTGGGGCCGCCTCTATA CTGGTGGACCGCTCCCAGACAAGCTGCAGCAGGCCCTGCTGCCCGTAGTGGACTACGAGCACTGCTCCAGTTTGGACTGGTGGGGCTTCTCCGTGAGGAGGACCATGGTGTGTGCAGGAGGGGATACCCAGTCTGGCTGCAAT ggtGACTCCGGGGGACCCCTCAACTGCCCCGCTGCAGATGGCAGCTGGCAGGTCCACGGTGTGACCAGCTTCGTTTCTTCTCGTGGCTGCAACACCCTGAAGAAGCCCACGGTGTTCACCCGAGTGTCAGCTTTCGAGGACTGGATCAATGAG ACCATAGCAAGCCACTAG